The following are encoded together in the Pseudomonas xantholysinigenes genome:
- the hfq gene encoding RNA chaperone Hfq — protein sequence MSKGHSLQDPYLNTLRKEKVPVSIYLVNGIKLQGQIESFDQFVVLLKNTVSQMVYKHAISTVVPARPVRLPSPTDADHGDSEPGNA from the coding sequence ATGTCAAAAGGGCATTCGCTACAAGACCCTTACTTGAACACCTTGAGAAAAGAAAAAGTCCCGGTTTCGATCTATCTGGTCAACGGGATCAAGCTGCAGGGCCAGATCGAATCCTTCGACCAGTTCGTTGTGCTGCTGAAGAACACCGTCAGCCAGATGGTTTACAAGCACGCCATTTCGACCGTCGTCCCTGCCCGTCCGGTTCGCCTGCCAAGCCCGACTGATGCCGATCACGGCGATAGCGAGCCAGGCAACGCTTGA
- the miaA gene encoding tRNA (adenosine(37)-N6)-dimethylallyltransferase MiaA, with the protein MSAKPPAIFLMGPTAAGKTDLAIELTKVLPCELISVDSALVYRGMDIGTAKPSKAVLAAHPHRLIDILDPAESYSAKRFCTDALEAMAEITARGKIPLLVGGTMLYYKALVEGLADMPAADPAVRAELEAQAASLGLAELHRQLAEVDPESAARIHPNDPQRLIRALEVYRVSGESMTAHRQRQFAESRGADAGADGHLPYTVASLAIAPTDRHILHERIALRFSQMLEQGFIDEVRTLRDRSDLHAELPSIRAVGYRQVWDYLDGKLSENEMRERGIIATRQLAKRQFTWLRGWEGVHWLDSLACDNLSRTLKYLGTVSILS; encoded by the coding sequence ATGAGCGCGAAACCCCCGGCGATATTCCTCATGGGCCCGACCGCGGCCGGCAAGACCGACCTTGCCATCGAGCTGACCAAGGTGCTGCCCTGCGAGCTGATCAGCGTCGACTCGGCCCTGGTCTATCGCGGCATGGACATCGGCACCGCGAAACCCTCCAAAGCGGTGCTGGCGGCCCACCCGCACCGCTTGATCGATATTCTCGACCCCGCCGAAAGCTACTCGGCCAAGCGCTTCTGCACCGATGCCCTCGAGGCCATGGCCGAGATCACCGCGCGCGGCAAGATCCCGCTGCTGGTCGGCGGCACCATGCTTTATTACAAGGCGTTGGTCGAAGGCTTGGCCGACATGCCAGCCGCCGACCCTGCGGTGCGCGCCGAACTCGAGGCCCAGGCCGCCAGCCTGGGCCTGGCCGAACTGCACCGGCAATTGGCCGAAGTGGACCCGGAATCCGCCGCGCGCATCCATCCGAATGACCCACAGCGGCTGATTCGCGCGCTCGAGGTGTACCGTGTCAGCGGCGAGAGCATGACCGCCCACCGCCAGCGTCAATTCGCGGAAAGTCGCGGCGCAGACGCAGGCGCGGACGGGCATTTGCCCTATACTGTCGCCAGCCTGGCGATAGCGCCTACAGATCGTCACATTTTGCATGAGCGAATTGCGTTACGATTTTCGCAGATGCTGGAACAGGGCTTCATCGACGAGGTCCGAACGCTGCGAGACAGAAGTGACTTGCACGCGGAACTGCCGTCTATACGGGCAGTGGGATATCGACAGGTCTGGGACTATCTCGACGGCAAGCTGTCTGAGAATGAGATGCGTGAACGCGGTATCATTGCCACGCGCCAGCTGGCCAAGCGCCAATTCACCTGGTTGCGCGGCTGGGAAGGCGTGCACTGGCTGGATAGCCTGGCCTGCGACAATCTGTCCCGCACCTTGAAATACCTGGGGACCGTCTCCATATTGAGCTGA
- the mutL gene encoding DNA mismatch repair endonuclease MutL, translated as MSGGSRIQLLSPRLANQIAAGEVVERPASVAKELLENSLDSGARRIEVEVEQGGVKLLRVRDNGSGIAPDDLPLALARHATSKIRELEDLEGVLSLGFRGEALASISSVARLTLTSRTADASEAWQVETEGRDMLPRVQPAAHPVGTSVEVRDLFFNTPARRKFLKAEKTEFDHLQEVIRRLALARFDVGFHLRHNGKTVFSLHEAADEMARARRVGTICGPGFLEQALPIDVERNGLRLWGWVGLPTFSRSQADLQYFFVNGRAVRDKLVAHAVRQAYRDVLFNGRHPTFVLFLECDPTGVDVNVHPTKHEVRFREGRMVHDFLYGTLHRALADVRPEDQLAAPAATTELVRPSGLQAGEFGPQGEMRLAAAVLEQPQGEQRPTFSASGAGAGYQYQYTPRPSQPLNTGETQAVYREFYAPLDNGSATPVSLPESQGDIPPLGYALAQLKGIYILAENAVGLVLVDMHAAHERIMYERLKVAMASEGLSGQPLLVPESLALSQREADCAEEHAQWFQRLGFELQRLGPETLAIRQIPALLKQAEANRLVQDVLADLMEYGTSDRIQAHLNELLGTMACHGAVRANRRLAIPEMNALLRDMENTERSGQCNHGRPTWTQMGLDDLDKLFLRGR; from the coding sequence ATGAGTGGCGGTTCGCGCATCCAACTGCTCAGCCCGCGGCTGGCCAACCAGATCGCCGCCGGCGAGGTGGTCGAGCGCCCCGCGTCGGTGGCCAAGGAACTGCTGGAAAACAGCCTCGACTCCGGTGCCCGGCGCATCGAGGTCGAGGTCGAGCAGGGTGGGGTGAAGCTACTGCGGGTGCGTGACAATGGCAGCGGCATCGCCCCCGACGACCTGCCGCTGGCCCTGGCGCGCCACGCCACCAGCAAGATCCGCGAACTGGAAGACCTCGAAGGGGTGCTCAGCCTGGGCTTTCGCGGTGAGGCACTGGCCTCGATCAGCTCGGTGGCACGCCTGACCCTGACCTCGCGCACCGCCGATGCCAGCGAAGCCTGGCAGGTGGAGACCGAAGGCCGCGATATGCTCCCTCGGGTGCAGCCCGCGGCGCACCCGGTCGGCACTTCGGTGGAAGTGCGCGACCTGTTCTTCAATACCCCGGCGCGGCGCAAGTTCCTCAAGGCCGAGAAGACCGAATTCGACCACCTGCAGGAAGTGATCCGGCGCCTGGCGCTGGCGCGCTTCGATGTTGGCTTCCATCTGCGGCATAACGGCAAGACCGTCTTCAGCCTGCACGAGGCCGCCGACGAGATGGCCCGGGCGCGACGCGTCGGCACCATCTGCGGCCCGGGTTTCCTCGAACAGGCGCTGCCTATCGACGTCGAGCGCAACGGCCTGCGGCTGTGGGGTTGGGTCGGCCTGCCGACCTTCTCGCGCAGCCAGGCCGACCTGCAGTACTTCTTCGTCAATGGCCGCGCCGTACGCGACAAGCTGGTCGCCCACGCGGTGCGCCAGGCCTATCGCGACGTGCTGTTCAATGGCCGCCACCCGACCTTCGTGCTGTTCCTCGAGTGCGACCCCACCGGCGTTGACGTCAACGTGCACCCGACCAAGCACGAGGTGCGCTTTCGCGAAGGGCGCATGGTGCATGATTTCCTCTATGGCACCTTGCACCGCGCCTTGGCTGATGTACGCCCCGAAGACCAACTGGCGGCGCCTGCGGCAACCACCGAACTGGTCCGCCCCAGTGGCTTGCAGGCCGGCGAGTTTGGCCCCCAGGGCGAGATGCGCCTGGCGGCAGCGGTGCTCGAGCAGCCTCAAGGCGAGCAGCGGCCGACATTCTCGGCCAGCGGCGCGGGGGCAGGCTATCAGTACCAGTACACACCGCGGCCTTCGCAGCCACTGAACACGGGTGAGACCCAGGCGGTATACCGCGAATTCTACGCGCCGCTCGACAACGGCAGCGCGACGCCCGTCAGCCTGCCAGAGAGCCAGGGCGACATCCCGCCGCTGGGCTATGCCCTGGCCCAGCTCAAGGGTATCTATATCCTTGCCGAGAATGCGGTCGGCCTGGTGCTGGTGGACATGCACGCGGCCCACGAACGCATCATGTACGAACGCCTCAAGGTGGCCATGGCCAGCGAAGGCCTGAGTGGCCAGCCGCTGCTGGTGCCTGAATCGCTGGCGCTGAGCCAGCGCGAAGCCGACTGCGCCGAGGAACACGCCCAGTGGTTCCAGCGTCTGGGCTTCGAGCTGCAGCGCCTGGGGCCCGAGACCCTGGCGATCCGGCAGATTCCGGCACTGCTCAAGCAGGCCGAGGCCAATCGCCTGGTCCAGGATGTGCTCGCCGACCTCATGGAGTACGGCACCAGCGACCGTATCCAGGCGCACCTCAACGAACTGCTCGGGACCATGGCTTGCCATGGCGCGGTGCGCGCCAACCGACGCCTGGCCATCCCGGAGATGAATGCGCTGCTGCGCGACATGGAGAACACCGAGCGCAGCGGCCAGTGCAACCATGGCCGGCCGACCTGGACCCAGATGGGCCTGGACGACCTGGACAAGCTGTTCCTGCGGGGCCGATGA
- a CDS encoding N-acetylmuramoyl-L-alanine amidase: protein MGKGMRIRALVAVVGLLLTAVTVDALAVTQVKSMRLWRAPDNTRLVFDLSGPVQHSVFTLTAPDRLVIDINGATLGAPLNVSTSNTPITSVRSAQRTPTDLRVVVDLKKAVSPKSFTLAPNAQYGNRLVVDLYDQEADAIAASNPTPPPAPQTPATTPAVPVTPAQPAIKLPPAPAGKRDIVVAIDAGHGGEDPGASGSRGQHEKDIVLQIAKELQRQINAEKGYRAELTRTGDYFIPLRKRTEIARKKGADLFVSIHADAAPSKAAFGASVFALSDRGATSETARWLADTENRSDLIGGAGNVSLDDKDRMLAGVLLDLSMTATLSSSLNVGQKVLGNMGRVTPLHKQRVEQAGFMVLKSPDIPSILVETGFISNANEAAKLATSSHQQALARSIHTGVRQFFQQNPPPGTYIAWLRDSGKIAQGPREHTVRPGETLAMIAVRYQVSVAALRSSNSLKSDELKVGQHLDIPTTALASQQ from the coding sequence GTGGGGAAAGGTATGCGCATACGCGCACTGGTCGCCGTCGTTGGGCTGCTGCTGACCGCGGTGACCGTCGACGCGCTGGCCGTCACTCAAGTCAAGAGCATGCGCCTGTGGCGCGCTCCGGACAACACGCGGCTGGTCTTCGACTTGTCCGGGCCTGTGCAGCACAGCGTATTCACCCTGACCGCACCTGATCGTCTGGTGATCGATATCAACGGCGCCACCTTGGGCGCGCCGCTGAACGTCTCTACCTCGAACACGCCGATCACCAGCGTGCGCTCGGCGCAGCGCACACCCACCGACCTGCGGGTGGTGGTCGACCTGAAGAAAGCCGTATCGCCGAAGAGCTTCACCCTGGCGCCGAATGCCCAGTATGGCAACCGCCTGGTGGTCGACCTGTACGACCAGGAAGCCGACGCCATCGCCGCCAGCAACCCGACCCCGCCACCGGCGCCGCAAACGCCGGCGACCACCCCGGCCGTGCCGGTGACACCGGCGCAACCGGCGATCAAGCTGCCACCGGCACCCGCCGGCAAGCGTGACATCGTGGTTGCCATCGACGCCGGTCACGGCGGCGAGGACCCGGGTGCCTCGGGCTCGCGCGGTCAGCACGAGAAAGACATCGTGCTGCAGATCGCCAAGGAGTTGCAGCGCCAGATCAATGCCGAGAAGGGCTACCGCGCCGAGCTGACCCGCACTGGCGATTACTTCATCCCGCTGCGCAAGCGCACCGAGATCGCCCGCAAGAAAGGCGCCGACCTGTTCGTCTCGATCCACGCCGACGCCGCGCCGTCCAAGGCGGCCTTCGGTGCCTCGGTGTTCGCCCTGTCCGACCGTGGCGCCACCTCCGAGACCGCGCGCTGGCTGGCCGATACGGAAAACCGTTCCGACCTGATCGGCGGCGCCGGCAACGTCAGCCTCGACGACAAGGACCGCATGCTCGCGGGCGTCTTGCTCGACCTGTCGATGACCGCCACCCTCAGCTCCAGCCTCAATGTCGGGCAGAAGGTGCTGGGCAACATGGGCCGGGTCACCCCGCTGCACAAACAGCGTGTGGAACAGGCCGGGTTCATGGTGTTGAAATCGCCGGACATCCCGTCGATCCTGGTTGAAACCGGGTTCATCTCCAATGCCAACGAGGCCGCCAAACTGGCCACCAGCAGCCATCAGCAGGCGCTGGCGCGATCGATCCACACCGGGGTACGCCAGTTCTTCCAGCAGAACCCGCCGCCGGGTACCTACATTGCCTGGCTGCGTGACAGCGGCAAGATCGCCCAGGGCCCGCGCGAACACACCGTGCGCCCCGGCGAGACGCTGGCGATGATAGCCGTGCGCTACCAGGTGAGCGTCGCCGCCCTGCGCAGCAGCAACAGCCTCAAGAGCGACGAGCTGAAGGTCGGCCAGCACCTGGATATTCCGACCACCGCCCTGGCGTCGCAGCAATGA
- the tsaE gene encoding tRNA (adenosine(37)-N6)-threonylcarbamoyltransferase complex ATPase subunit type 1 TsaE, giving the protein MADEPATVAFGAKLAEVTKGHGVIFLEGDLGAGKTTLSRGLIRGLGHEGAVKSPTFTVVEPYEIGDIRVFHFDLYRLVDPEELEFMGIRDYFEGDALCLFEWPDKGAGVLPKPDLTITISPQAGGRSLNLSPQGARGEAWCAVLAEEFKQ; this is encoded by the coding sequence CTGGCCGACGAGCCAGCCACCGTCGCCTTTGGCGCGAAGCTGGCCGAAGTGACCAAAGGTCATGGCGTGATTTTTCTCGAGGGCGACCTGGGCGCCGGCAAGACCACCCTTTCCCGCGGCTTGATCCGTGGCCTGGGTCACGAGGGCGCGGTGAAAAGCCCGACCTTTACCGTGGTCGAGCCTTACGAAATCGGCGATATCCGCGTCTTTCACTTCGACCTGTATCGCCTGGTCGATCCGGAAGAACTCGAGTTCATGGGCATCCGCGACTATTTCGAGGGCGATGCGCTGTGCCTGTTCGAATGGCCCGATAAAGGTGCGGGCGTTTTGCCAAAGCCCGACCTGACCATTACCATAAGCCCGCAAGCGGGCGGACGTTCGCTGAACCTGTCGCCGCAGGGGGCACGCGGCGAAGCCTGGTGTGCCGTTCTGGCCGAAGAATTCAAACAGTAA
- a CDS encoding NAD(P)H-hydrate dehydratase codes for MPQTKHPQNAPHILGSLTLPSLAPRAANAHKGDFGHVLVVGGDLGTGGAVLLSAEAALRCGAGLVSVATRPEHLAAGLARLPEAMWLGASSANQLMAALERATVLVVGPGLGQAAWGRSLLSAVANARQPQVWDADALNLLARTPLALPSGSILTPHPGEAARLLGISTEAVQADRPGAARKLARRYASVCVLKGAGTLVADPTGQLALCGRGHPAMAGAGLGDVLTGVLAALLAQGLQAWSAACLGVWLHACAGERLGVKGRGLAASDLVPVIRALLEEHSACQV; via the coding sequence ATGCCTCAGACCAAACACCCACAGAACGCCCCGCACATCCTCGGCAGCCTCACGCTGCCGAGCCTGGCGCCGCGCGCGGCGAACGCCCACAAGGGTGACTTCGGCCATGTGCTGGTGGTTGGCGGCGACCTGGGGACCGGCGGTGCCGTGCTGCTCAGTGCCGAGGCGGCGCTGCGCTGCGGCGCCGGACTGGTCAGCGTGGCGACCCGTCCCGAACATCTGGCCGCAGGCCTGGCGCGCCTGCCCGAGGCCATGTGGCTGGGGGCAAGCTCGGCCAACCAGTTGATGGCAGCGCTTGAGCGGGCCACGGTGCTGGTGGTCGGCCCCGGGCTTGGCCAGGCGGCCTGGGGCCGCAGCCTGTTGTCGGCGGTGGCCAACGCGCGGCAGCCACAGGTGTGGGACGCCGATGCCCTCAACCTGCTGGCGCGCACGCCGTTGGCTTTGCCCAGCGGCAGCATCCTCACCCCGCACCCGGGCGAGGCGGCGCGCCTGCTGGGTATTTCCACCGAAGCAGTGCAGGCCGACCGGCCAGGGGCTGCGCGCAAGCTGGCGCGGCGCTACGCCAGCGTCTGCGTGCTCAAAGGTGCCGGTACACTGGTGGCCGACCCCACCGGCCAGCTGGCGCTGTGCGGGCGTGGTCATCCCGCGATGGCCGGCGCCGGGCTGGGCGATGTGCTGACCGGGGTGTTGGCCGCGTTGCTGGCTCAAGGGCTGCAAGCCTGGTCGGCGGCGTGCCTGGGGGTGTGGCTGCACGCCTGCGCCGGCGAGCGTCTGGGGGTAAAAGGTAGAGGGCTGGCGGCCAGTGATCTGGTCCCGGTCATTAGAGCGTTATTGGAGGAGCATTCAGCGTGTCAGGTGTAA
- the queG gene encoding tRNA epoxyqueuosine(34) reductase QueG — translation MSAELPDIATLAQSIKDWGRELGFAHVGIAGVELGEHEQHLQRWLAAGHNGEMEYMGEHGAKRSRPAELIPGTVRVISLRMDYLPGDTQMAQRLAQPEKAYISRYALGRDYHKLVRKRVQHFADRIQEAIGPFGYRAFVDSAPVLEKALAQEAGLGWIGKNTLLLNRKAGSYFFLAELFVDLPLPIDGVQGSDHCGRCQACLDICPTQAFVGPYQLDARRCISYLTIELRGAIPLELRPLIGNRVFGCDDCQIVCPWNRFAKTTTEDDFMPRRGLDNIELAELFLWDEKRFLGCTEGSPLRRAGYERFLRNLAVGLGNAPSTIPVLEALNARRDDPSELVREHVEWALARHDAL, via the coding sequence ATGTCCGCCGAACTTCCAGACATCGCCACACTGGCCCAATCGATCAAGGATTGGGGCCGCGAACTCGGTTTTGCCCACGTCGGCATCGCCGGCGTCGAGCTTGGCGAGCATGAACAGCACCTGCAACGTTGGCTGGCGGCCGGCCACAACGGTGAGATGGAGTACATGGGCGAGCATGGCGCCAAGCGCTCACGCCCGGCCGAGCTGATCCCGGGCACTGTGCGGGTGATTTCGCTTCGCATGGACTACCTGCCTGGCGACACGCAGATGGCCCAGCGCCTGGCCCAGCCGGAAAAGGCCTATATCTCGCGTTACGCCTTGGGCCGCGACTACCACAAGCTGGTGCGCAAGCGCGTGCAGCACTTCGCTGATCGTATCCAGGAGGCCATCGGTCCGTTCGGCTATCGCGCCTTCGTCGACAGCGCGCCGGTGCTGGAGAAGGCCCTGGCCCAGGAGGCCGGTCTTGGCTGGATCGGCAAGAACACCTTGCTGCTCAACCGCAAGGCCGGCAGCTACTTCTTCCTTGCCGAGTTGTTCGTCGACCTGCCGCTGCCGATCGACGGTGTGCAGGGCAGCGATCATTGCGGGCGCTGCCAGGCGTGCCTGGACATCTGCCCGACCCAGGCCTTTGTCGGGCCTTACCAGCTCGATGCGCGGCGTTGCATCTCGTACCTGACGATCGAGTTGCGCGGTGCCATTCCACTGGAACTGCGGCCATTGATCGGTAACCGGGTGTTCGGTTGCGACGATTGCCAGATCGTCTGTCCTTGGAACCGTTTCGCCAAGACCACTACCGAAGACGACTTCATGCCCCGCCGGGGGCTGGACAATATCGAGCTGGCCGAGCTGTTCCTGTGGGATGAAAAGCGTTTTCTCGGCTGCACCGAAGGCTCGCCATTGCGCCGGGCGGGGTATGAACGGTTCCTGCGCAACCTCGCCGTAGGGCTAGGTAATGCGCCGTCGACCATTCCCGTGCTAGAGGCGCTCAATGCACGGCGGGATGACCCTTCGGAACTGGTACGCGAACATGTGGAGTGGGCCCTGGCTCGCCACGACGCCCTTTGA
- a CDS encoding trimeric intracellular cation channel family protein — protein sequence MLLMLYLIAITAEAMTGALSAGRRGMDWFGVVLIACVTALGGGSVRDVLLGHYPLTWVKHPEYLVLTSFAALLTIFIAPLMRHLRSLFLVLDALGLVAFTLIGCMTALEMGQGFLVASISGVITGVFGGILRDIFCNDIPLVFRRELYASVSFAAAWFYLGCVYFKVPAEQAMLLTLFGGFLVRLLAIRFHWEMPKFHYNDQQ from the coding sequence ATGTTGCTGATGCTCTACCTCATCGCGATCACCGCTGAAGCCATGACCGGCGCCCTGTCCGCCGGCCGCCGCGGCATGGACTGGTTCGGCGTAGTGCTGATCGCCTGCGTCACCGCGCTGGGTGGTGGCTCTGTGCGCGATGTGTTGCTGGGGCACTATCCGCTGACCTGGGTGAAGCACCCTGAGTACCTGGTGCTGACCAGTTTTGCCGCGCTGTTGACGATCTTCATTGCGCCGTTGATGCGCCACCTGCGTTCGCTGTTCCTGGTGCTCGATGCCCTGGGGTTGGTGGCGTTCACCTTGATTGGATGCATGACGGCGCTGGAGATGGGGCAGGGGTTTTTGGTTGCCTCGATCAGCGGGGTGATCACCGGGGTGTTTGGCGGCATTCTGCGGGATATCTTCTGCAACGATATTCCGCTGGTGTTTCGGCGTGAGCTCTATGCCAGTGTTTCGTTTGCGGCGGCTTGGTTCTACCTGGGGTGTGTTTACTTCAAGGTGCCGGCGGAGCAGGCCATGTTGCTGACATTGTTTGGTGGTTTTCTGGTGCGGTTGTTGGCGATCCGGTTTCATTGGGAGATGCCGAAGTTTCATTACAACGATCAACAGTAA
- the orn gene encoding oligoribonuclease, whose translation MHNPQNLIWIDLEMTGLDPDSDVIIEMATIVTDSELNTLAEGPVIAIHHSDEVLARMDEWNTRTHGASGLTQRVRESKVSMAEAEAQTIAFLEQWVPKGKSPICGNSICQDRRFLYRHMRELENYFHYRNLDVSTLKELAARWAPEVRDSFKKGSTHLALDDIRESIGELRHYREHFIKV comes from the coding sequence ATGCACAACCCACAGAACCTGATCTGGATCGATCTGGAAATGACCGGCCTGGATCCGGACAGCGACGTCATCATCGAGATGGCAACCATTGTCACCGACAGTGAACTGAACACTCTGGCCGAAGGCCCGGTGATCGCCATCCATCACAGCGATGAAGTGCTGGCGCGCATGGACGAGTGGAACACCCGCACCCACGGCGCCTCGGGCCTGACCCAGCGCGTGCGCGAGAGCAAGGTGAGCATGGCCGAGGCTGAGGCGCAGACCATTGCCTTCCTCGAACAGTGGGTACCGAAGGGCAAGTCGCCGATCTGCGGCAACAGCATCTGCCAGGACCGTCGTTTCCTCTACCGGCACATGCGCGAGCTGGAAAACTACTTCCACTATCGCAACCTGGATGTTTCCACGCTCAAGGAGCTGGCTGCTCGCTGGGCGCCGGAGGTGCGTGACAGCTTCAAGAAGGGCAGCACCCACTTGGCGCTGGACGACATTCGCGAGTCGATTGGCGAGCTGCGTCACTATCGCGAGCATTTCATCAAGGTTTGA
- the rsgA gene encoding small ribosomal subunit biogenesis GTPase RsgA, with protein sequence MAKRQLNRRQNWRIEKIQGERAARAAKREQHVLQELEGGDLGPEQLGLVIAHFGVQVEVEAQDGDAAGQVFRCHLRANLPALVTGDRVVWRAGNQGIGVIVAQMPRSTELCRPNNHGQLKPVAANVDLIVIVFAPAPEPHPNLIDRYLVAAEHAGIRPLLLLNKADLINEENAPTLNAMLEVYRNLGYPLLEVSAHQGDGMQRLQQTLDGHISVFVGQSGVGKSSLVNSLLPDAGTRVGDLSEWSGQGTHTTTTARLYHFPNGGDLIDSPGIREFGLGHVSRDDVEDGFIEFRELIGNCRFRDCKHDREPGCALLKALEDGSVTQQRMNSYRSIIASLPEDSY encoded by the coding sequence ATGGCCAAACGCCAGCTCAACCGCCGCCAGAACTGGCGCATCGAAAAGATCCAGGGTGAACGCGCCGCCCGCGCCGCCAAACGCGAGCAGCACGTGCTGCAGGAGCTGGAAGGCGGCGACCTGGGGCCAGAGCAACTGGGCCTGGTGATTGCGCACTTCGGTGTGCAGGTCGAGGTCGAGGCCCAGGACGGCGACGCCGCCGGCCAGGTGTTCCGCTGCCACCTGCGAGCCAACCTGCCTGCCCTGGTCACTGGCGATCGCGTGGTCTGGCGCGCGGGCAACCAGGGCATCGGCGTGATCGTCGCGCAGATGCCACGCAGTACCGAGCTGTGCCGGCCAAACAACCATGGTCAGCTCAAGCCGGTGGCGGCCAACGTCGACCTGATCGTCATCGTCTTTGCCCCCGCGCCTGAGCCGCACCCGAACCTGATCGACCGTTACCTGGTAGCCGCCGAGCACGCTGGCATTCGCCCATTGCTGCTGCTGAACAAGGCCGACCTGATCAACGAAGAGAATGCGCCCACCCTCAACGCCATGCTGGAGGTGTACCGCAACCTCGGCTATCCGTTGCTGGAAGTCTCCGCCCATCAGGGCGACGGCATGCAACGCCTGCAACAAACACTGGATGGCCATATCAGCGTGTTCGTCGGCCAGTCGGGCGTGGGCAAGTCGTCGTTGGTCAACAGCTTGTTGCCCGACGCTGGCACCCGTGTCGGCGACCTGTCGGAATGGTCGGGCCAAGGCACCCACACCACCACCACCGCACGCCTGTATCACTTTCCCAACGGCGGCGACCTGATTGACTCGCCGGGCATCCGCGAGTTCGGCCTGGGCCACGTCAGCCGTGACGACGTCGAGGACGGCTTCATCGAGTTCCGTGAGCTCATCGGCAATTGCCGCTTCCGCGACTGCAAGCACGACCGCGAGCCGGGCTGCGCACTGCTCAAGGCCCTCGAGGATGGCAGCGTCACGCAACAGCGGATGAACAGCTACCGCTCGATCATCGCCAGCCTGCCGGAAGACAGCTACTAA
- a CDS encoding molecular chaperone Tir, with protein sequence MPVFISYRHAGRLDAFILNERLLLEGIPTQLVLFDSQGQTFDDLHGGFCQQMADATHWIGVLGADEAEDWWTAWLLGAVAMTGRRASFYLGCPAQMPQRLSKWPVMRERGHIDLFVRAYHDEQTFGRGMQSALPRGSAADRDNADFFHADLKAKIRRGF encoded by the coding sequence ATGCCGGTCTTCATCAGCTACCGTCACGCGGGGCGGCTCGACGCCTTCATTCTCAACGAACGCCTGCTGCTCGAAGGCATCCCCACGCAACTGGTGCTGTTCGACAGCCAGGGGCAGACTTTCGACGACCTGCATGGCGGTTTTTGCCAGCAGATGGCCGATGCCACCCATTGGATAGGGGTGCTGGGCGCAGACGAAGCTGAGGACTGGTGGACAGCCTGGCTGCTGGGTGCAGTGGCGATGACGGGCCGACGGGCGAGTTTCTATCTGGGTTGCCCGGCACAAATGCCACAACGCCTGAGCAAGTGGCCGGTGATGCGCGAGCGGGGGCATATCGATCTGTTCGTCCGGGCGTACCATGACGAGCAGACATTTGGCCGAGGGATGCAGTCGGCACTACCACGAGGGAGTGCCGCGGACCGGGACAATGCCGATTTCTTCCATGCCGATCTCAAGGCCAAGATCAGGCGGGGGTTCTGA